Proteins from one Fibrobacter sp. genomic window:
- a CDS encoding NmrA family NAD(P)-binding protein, translating to MQKILIMGADKTVGNFLVERLGQMGVKCRAACHNPQRLHSGDYSTVVERVPFDFSDKLSIERAFNQVSALFLLTPENENLFSNVKSSMEVARDFSIKQVVYVSLLGGENPSCGGPLIKLHRQAEDLIRNSSIPYTILRPNCLMQSFLSLIEPSTGMIYLPMGEAKVSLIDARDVAIVAADIFLPGAHHYYKTYNLTGKEALSMHQVASRLSEVSGVKVGYVDVPESTAAENFRKIYPRERVGMILEYLKLLSSGQASLISSAEEVVARAEPIQFIDFARDYAEEIRGRLAA from the coding sequence ATGCAGAAGATCCTCATTATGGGAGCCGATAAAACTGTCGGTAATTTCCTTGTTGAACGGCTGGGACAGATGGGGGTTAAGTGCCGCGCAGCTTGTCATAATCCTCAGCGACTCCATTCCGGCGACTACAGCACTGTTGTGGAGAGAGTACCGTTTGATTTCAGCGACAAACTCTCCATAGAGAGGGCATTTAACCAGGTAAGCGCCCTTTTTCTTCTTACCCCTGAAAATGAGAATCTCTTCTCTAATGTTAAATCATCGATGGAAGTGGCGCGTGATTTCTCAATCAAGCAGGTAGTTTATGTTTCGCTTCTGGGGGGCGAAAATCCCTCCTGTGGAGGCCCCCTCATAAAACTTCATCGTCAGGCCGAAGACCTTATCCGTAACTCATCGATACCCTATACTATCCTGCGTCCGAACTGTCTCATGCAGAGTTTCCTTTCTCTCATTGAGCCCTCTACCGGCATGATCTATCTGCCCATGGGTGAGGCGAAGGTGAGTCTTATCGATGCCAGGGATGTGGCGATTGTGGCTGCAGATATCTTTCTCCCTGGAGCTCATCACTACTACAAAACCTATAATCTCACCGGTAAAGAAGCTCTCTCCATGCATCAGGTTGCCTCAAGGCTCTCAGAGGTAAGCGGGGTAAAGGTAGGCTATGTCGATGTGCCGGAAAGTACTGCCGCAGAGAATTTCAGGAAAATCTATCCCCGTGAGAGGGTCGGGATGATTCTTGAATACCTCAAACTGCTCTCATCGGGACAGGCATCTCTTATCAGTTCTGCCGAGGAGGTGGTTGCCCGTGCGGAACCGATTCAATTCATCGATTTTGCCCGTGACTATGCAGAAGAGATCCGTGGGAGACTTGCAGCCTGA
- a CDS encoding lipocalin family protein — MVKRRSVFLLFLFVTALVWAEERGEVVDGVDLRQFEGTWYEIARLPNKHQKGMVEVTSTLKRTRDGKYVLITSGYKGSRGGRKTTVKGEVRVKDPENAGEMKIKMFVFSIDYRVIDLDRDNYRYALITTDSDKFLWILSRSPEMKQAEFDMLVDSARRQGFDVDRLELVSQESNSAIAGR, encoded by the coding sequence ATGGTTAAAAGACGCAGTGTTTTTCTTCTCTTCCTGTTTGTCACCGCTCTGGTGTGGGCGGAGGAGAGGGGAGAAGTTGTAGATGGGGTTGATCTAAGGCAATTTGAGGGTACCTGGTATGAGATCGCCCGGCTTCCTAACAAACACCAGAAAGGTATGGTTGAGGTCACGTCAACCCTTAAGCGAACCAGAGATGGCAAATATGTGCTGATTACCAGTGGTTATAAGGGTTCACGAGGCGGCAGGAAGACCACGGTCAAGGGTGAGGTCAGGGTGAAGGATCCGGAGAATGCGGGGGAGATGAAGATAAAGATGTTTGTTTTCTCTATTGACTACCGGGTAATTGATCTTGACAGAGATAATTACAGGTATGCTCTTATCACCACTGATTCAGACAAGTTTCTCTGGATACTGAGCAGGTCTCCGGAGATGAAACAGGCTGAATTCGATATGCTGGTGGATTCTGCGCGTCGTCAGGGCTTCGATGTGGACCGTCTGGAGCTTGTTTCTCAGGAATCCAACAGTGCTATTGCAGGCCGTTAA
- a CDS encoding PorV/PorQ family protein, which yields MKKTLLFLICLAAVCTEAGVGESSVITLIFPFGARSCGMGETGTALADDESALFFNPAGLAIQNRRWQGGALSQSYGPILPELKQLDLWHLTFSSCYQPSNVNIGGFGAFWNYINMGENTITDHLGNIRDIVNSWEAVWAMGWGFNFKEFGDTSHNYGVTFKYLFSALAPGYGPNGEGTASGFCFDLGYLYISRFGLRFGFTLMNMGPNVFYVDHDNPDPLPFTVNLAAGYKKQILKRLVDLACELRLDKELVVNNGDKPEPFWKAMHTDWGDENASYEFQDINIHLGWEVGLMNTGFYRCGLMLDFAGERYEFTQGFGINIMDHLRCDFYYIHAPIYYMRDFAQRFKRESVGATGVRHRQWRLSFTLTGLANWSENNRQWWKTSE from the coding sequence ATGAAAAAAACTCTCCTGTTTCTTATCTGTCTTGCTGCAGTCTGTACTGAAGCCGGTGTAGGTGAATCTTCAGTTATAACACTTATCTTTCCCTTCGGAGCGCGTTCCTGCGGCATGGGAGAGACCGGAACTGCACTGGCCGATGATGAATCCGCTCTGTTTTTTAACCCGGCAGGATTGGCAATTCAGAACAGGCGATGGCAGGGAGGAGCTCTCAGCCAGTCCTATGGACCGATTCTTCCAGAACTTAAACAACTCGATTTGTGGCACCTGACTTTCTCCTCCTGTTACCAACCTTCAAATGTGAATATCGGAGGTTTTGGCGCATTCTGGAACTATATCAACATGGGAGAAAACACCATAACTGATCACCTGGGAAACATAAGGGACATAGTTAATAGCTGGGAAGCAGTATGGGCTATGGGCTGGGGATTCAATTTCAAGGAATTTGGGGATACCTCCCACAACTACGGAGTAACCTTCAAATATTTATTTTCCGCTCTGGCCCCTGGATATGGTCCTAACGGTGAAGGAACCGCATCCGGATTCTGCTTTGATCTGGGATATCTCTATATAAGCAGGTTTGGTTTAAGGTTCGGATTTACCCTTATGAACATGGGCCCCAATGTTTTCTATGTTGACCATGACAACCCTGATCCCCTGCCCTTCACTGTCAACCTGGCAGCAGGCTATAAAAAGCAGATACTGAAACGCCTTGTAGATCTGGCCTGTGAACTGCGCCTGGATAAGGAACTGGTGGTTAACAATGGTGACAAACCTGAACCGTTCTGGAAAGCGATGCACACTGACTGGGGAGACGAAAACGCTTCCTACGAATTTCAGGATATTAATATTCATCTGGGCTGGGAAGTGGGGTTGATGAACACCGGTTTTTACAGATGTGGTTTAATGCTGGATTTTGCCGGAGAACGGTATGAGTTTACCCAGGGATTTGGAATAAATATTATGGATCATCTGCGGTGCGATTTCTACTATATTCATGCCCCGATATACTACATGAGAGACTTCGCGCAGCGCTTTAAGAGAGAAAGTGTGGGAGCAACCGGCGTGCGACACAGACAGTGGAGATTAAGTTTTACCCTTACAGGTCTTGCAAATTGGAGTGAAAACAACCGGCAGTGGTGGAAAACCTCAGAATAG
- a CDS encoding four-helix bundle copper-binding protein, whose protein sequence is MKYVQKIIETHPQGIKEPKKEVLINCIQSLFNCGQTCVTCSDACLGEREPEKFRAVIRATADCADICLTTGKVLSRLNDPDFTTIKSQVNACIDSLKRCGTLCNEHRMHHEHCGVCADVCRECENYCSEYLKMLS, encoded by the coding sequence ATGAAATACGTGCAGAAAATCATTGAAACTCATCCTCAAGGCATAAAAGAGCCAAAAAAAGAGGTGCTTATAAACTGCATTCAGTCTCTCTTTAACTGCGGCCAGACCTGTGTAACCTGTTCAGATGCCTGTCTGGGGGAGAGAGAGCCGGAGAAATTCAGGGCAGTTATAAGAGCAACCGCAGACTGTGCAGATATCTGCCTGACAACAGGGAAAGTCCTTTCCCGTTTAAACGATCCTGATTTCACCACAATAAAGTCACAGGTCAATGCCTGCATCGATTCTCTGAAAAGATGCGGCACACTATGTAACGAACACAGGATGCACCATGAGCACTGCGGTGTGTGCGCTGATGTCTGCCGGGAGTGCGAAAACTATTGTTCAGAATATTTGAAGATGCTCTCCTGA